CCGGTCGAACTCTTCATAGTGTTCTGGTTTCAATTGTGTCAGTGTCGCTAGACCCGCTGCCATCGCGAGTGGGTTCCCGGATAACGTACCCGCTTGATAGATTGGACCTTGTGGTGCGATCTGTTCCATGATGTCACGACGTCCGCCGTAAGCACCGACTGGCATTCCGCCGCCGATGACTTTTCCGAGACACGTGATGTCTGGAGTGACACCGAAGTGTCCTTGCGCACAATGGAAGCCGACACGGAACCCAGTCATGACTTCGTCAAAGATCAATAAAGCGCCGTTTTCCGATGTGATCTCTCGTAAGCCTTCGAGGAATCCTGGTTCTGGTGGGACGAAGCCCATGTTCCCAGCAGCCGGTTCGACGATGACACCGGCGATATCGTCGCCGTGTTTTTCGAACGCAATCCGAACAGCGTCTAAATCGTTGTACGGAACCGTCAACGTCATGCTCGCGATTTGCGCCGGAACCCCTGGTGAATCCGGTAGTCCGAGTGTCGCGACACCTGAACCTGCTTTGATTAAGAGCGAGTCACCATGACCGTGGTAACAGCCTTCGAACTTGAGGATTTTCGTCCGACCTGTATAGCCACGCGCAAGACGAAGCGCTGCCATCGTTGCTTCTGTCCCTGAGTTGACCATCCGAACGACTTCGACTGACGGTACACGGCTGATGACGACTTCCGCCATAGCCGATTCGATTTCCGTTGGTGTCCCGTAACTCCAGCCACGTGTTGCCTGTTCTTGGATCGCCGACGTGACGATTGGATCAGCATGCCCGAGGATCATCGGTCCCCATGACAAGACGTAATCGATATACTCTTTTCCATCGATATCATAGAGCTTTGAGCCTTTTGCGTGATCTGCAAAGATCGGTGTCATCCCGACCGATTTATACGCTCGTACCGGGCTGTTGACGCCACCCGGCATGAGCGGGAGGGCCCGCTCGAATGCTGCTTTTGATTTTGAGTTCTGGTTAATTAAGCTCATTTCGACCCCTCCAGGTAACGACAAATGTCTTTTGCGAAATAGGTGATGATTAAATCAGCGCCTGCTCGTTTAAAGCCAAGCATCGTCTCAAGGACGATTCGTTCTTCGTCGATCCAACCGTTCAAGGCTGCTGCTTTCACCATGGCATACTCACCTGATACGTTATACGCAACGATCGGTAAATCGATCCGCTCGCGCACATCACGAATGATGTCCATGAACGCGAGTGCTGGTTTGACTATCATGAAGTCAGCTCCTTGATCAACGTCCGCTGTTGCTTCGCGGAACGCTTCACGACGGTTTGCTGGGTCCATTTGATAGCCTTTCCGGTCGCCTTCTCCCGGTGCCGAGTTTGCCGCATCGCGGAATGGACCATAATAAGCAGACGCATATTTAACGCCGTAGCTCATGACAGGAATGTGGCTAAAGCCGTTCTCGTCCAACCCTTGGCGAATCGCTGCGACGAATCCGTCCATCATCGATGATGGAGCGATGACGTCAGCACCAGCCCGTGCTTGCGAGATCGCTGTTTTGACGTGGAGCGGTAATGATGCATCATTATCGACCGTACCGTCAGCGACGATCCCACAGTGACCCGTCGACGTATACTCACATAAGCATGTGTCGGCAATGACCGTTAGCTGCGGAGCAACCTTCTTAACGAGACGTGTCGCTTCTTGAACGATCCCATGATCGTGAAACGCACCTGATCCTTGCTCGTCTTTTAAATGGTCGTGCGGAACACCGAATAAGATGACCGATTCGATTCCAAGTGCGACGACTTCTTCAATCTCAGCCGTCAAGTGATCGAGTGATAAGTTAAAGACGCCAGGCATCGAGCTGACTTCCCGTTTGATATCTTCACCTTCAGCGACGAAGATTGGATAAATCAAATCCGATTTATGCAATTGATTCTCGCGGACGAGTGACCGGAGTGATGCGGTATGACGTAAACGACGGTGACGTGCGTATTCTAATGTGTTCATGCTGATTCCTCCTCAATGATACGATCAATCATGCCATCGACCGTGAATTCACGGGCGACATGAATCGGTTGAAGTCCGGCTGCTTTCGCTGCTTGCTCTGTGATCGTCCCGATAACGATGAATGTCGCCTGCGGGGCTAACGGAGCAATCGCTTCGACAGCGGAAGGACTCTGCAGTCCAATATAGGTGACAGTTTTGACAAGTGCTTCAGGTAGTCGACGTGTGACGGTTTCATAAGTGATGATATCCTCAATCGTAAATCGATTCAGTTTCCGTAACTGATCGACTGGTGCTTGACGCGACCGATTCCCCCGCGCAAACACAATACGATCACCGTCAGACAAGTATGGTCCAAGCTCTTCGACGAGCGCATCTCCTGTAAAAGTCGAAGGTACGAAATCGGCTTGTCTTCCGTACTTTAAAAGCACGTCCGCCGTCTTTCGACCGACGACTGCGATCTTGGTCTGTGTTAATTCAGGCAACGCGTCAGCAATCCGGTGGACACCATTCGGACTTGTCACGATGAGCCAATCAATTCCCTGCGGTAACGTAAACGAAACAGGTCGCGTTTCAATGACCGGATAGTGTACACTCTCAATCGCAAATGCGTGTAGTCGAGCCACCTGCTCGTTCGTCAGTGGTCGACTCCCTGTAAACAGAACCTGCTTATAAGTCATCCGGAAGCGTCGCGAGAATCTCACGACCACCCGAAGCAAGCAAACGTTCGGCAACATCTTGACCAAGTTGCATCGGATCCAGACCTGATTCACGTTCGAGTAAGATTTGCTCTCCATCAACAGATCCAATGAATCCGACAAGTGTCGTTGACATGTCTTCGTTGATCGTTGCAAATCCACCGACAGGAACGTGGCAGCTACCTTCGATTGCTGCTAAGAAAGCACGCTCTGCGTAAGCCACTTTTTCTGTCATCTGATCATGGATCAGGTGCAAGAGGTCGCGTACTTCCTGGTCATGTTCCCGACATTCGATGCCAAGGATCCCTTGACCGACAGCTGGAATCATGTCTTCTGTTGAAAGATATTCCGAAACGACGTCTTCAGACCAACCCATCCGTTGTAGACCAGCTGCTGCAAGCAGAATCCCGTCAAATGGACCGTTCTTTAATTTATCGAGTCGTGTATCAATATTTCCACGAATCGATTCGATTTTTAAATCAGGGCGGAGTTTTAGCAATTGCGATCCGCGACGTAAGCTACTCGTACCAACGATTGCACCTTCTGGCAAGGAAGCAAGGCCTTCTCCTGTTTTCGTGATCAAGGCATCACGGGCATCAACACGTGCCGGTGTTGCACCGATGATGAGACCGTCTGGCAATTCAGAAGGTAAATCCTTCATGCTATGAACGGCAAAATCGATTTCTTCATCAATCATCTGCTGTTCGATCTCTTTTACGAATAATCCTTTTCCGCCGACTTTCGAGAGCGTCACATCCAAAATGCGGTCCCCTTTTGTGATGATGTTCTTAATTTCGAACTCATACGGTGCGCCGGCTTGTTTCAACTGGTCAATGACCCATTTCGTCTGTGTCATCGCTAGCTTCGAGCTTCGCGATCCAACAATGATTTTTCGCATGCTAAAATCCCCCTGTACAATGATAAAGGGGCGGCACAAGTCCGCCCCATGCATTTTCTATTGTAACACAAATCGTGCTTTGTTCACCGGTTCACAGCTTTTGCGGAAGGTGTTGTCTCTTCTGACGTCATGACGTCTTCTTCAAAACCTTCGAACAAGTCTTCATTTAATGCAAACGTATCCATGAACTGTGCAATCCGCTCATCGGCATCTGGTTTCGCTGCCGCATCTTTGATATAAGATAACGGTTCACGCAACAACTGATTGATGATGGATTTCATGTGTTTACCGATGACGGTTTTCTCTCGTTTTGACATCTCCGGTAATTTCCGTTCTAAGCTCTGCATCGTTTCTTGTTGAATCCGTAACGCTTGGTCTCGGAGTTCCGTGATGATTGGCACGACACCAAGTGTCGTCATCCATCCTTCAAACTCAGCGATCGCCGCTTCGATTCGTCGTTCGATCTTCGCTGCTTCCTTCATCCGTTCCGCCATGTTTTGTTGAACGATTGATGTGAGATCATCGACGTCATACAAGTGAACGCCTGGCAAATCACCAACAGTCGGTTCGATGTCACGTGGAACAGCGATATCAATCAAGAGGAATGGGCGATCGTGCCGGAACAATTGCGCTGCCGCGATGTCTTCCCGTTTGATGATGGCACGTTTTGCACCTGTTGAAGAGATGACGATGTCTGCCCGAAGCAAACCGCACTGCATCTCGTTAATCGAATGTGCCGATCCTTCGAACCGATTCGCGACCTCTTCTGCTTTGGCTAACGTCCGGTTAAAGACCGTGATATCACGTGCCCCAGCTTCATATAAGTTGAGCGTCGTCAGTTCGCCGGTTTCTCCCGCACCGATGACGACGATTGATTTATCTTCAAGCGATCCGAGTAACTGTTCGGCAAGCGTGACGGCAGCAGCACTGACAGAAACGGCATTTTCACCGATTCCAGTTTCTGCGTGAGCCCGTTTGGCGAGCGTGACCGCTTCTTTGAAAAGTTTATTAAAGACCGTTCCTGTTGTTTCAAGCTTTTGTGCCATGAAGAAGCTCGTTTTGACTTGACCAAGGATTTGCGTCTCACCAACGATCATCGAATCGAGTCCACTTGTTACGCGGAACAGATGTTTCATCGCATCAAATCCTTCGTGAATGAAGAGATATGGCTCAAGTTCTTCCATCGTCAAACCGAACCAGTTCGCGAGGAAACGTTTTGTATAATACCGTCCTGTATGCGGTTGATCCGTTACGACGTATAATTCGGTCCGGTTACATGTCGAGACGATAACACTCTCAAAAATACTTTTTTCATCGCGCAATGCGACGACCGCTCCCTTCATCTCATGCTCCCCAAATGAGACTTGTTCGCGTATTGATACTGGCGCTGTTTTGTTATTCAAGCCGACCACTACGATATGCATGCGCTCTACCCCTTACGTCCAAAGATTTCGTTCCGATCTATCTTTTCGTTCTCTATCCTACATTATAACCATTATAAAAAAGATTCCAATCAATTTATAAACTAAAATGAGTCGAAGTTGTGAAATCTTCTTCATTTTTTCTCTTCTTCTACCTTATCCCTCTCTCGTAAAAATCACAAACCCCCTGCTCCTAAAAAGAGCAGAGGGTTACACTTACTTCAATGATTCAGGTGACACCGTCACGTCTGGTACGTCGAGACGTTGCTGACGTAAACGGTAGATCCGGGCGATGTTCTGAACGACGACCTTCGAGACTGCATAGGTCGGAACCGCTAAGATGACACCGATGATGCCGCCAATTTTTCCAGCAACGAGTAACACGATGATGATCGTTAACGGATGGACCTTGAGCGTTTTCCCTTGAACATAAGGCGAGATCAAGTTCGATTCGATTTGCTGTGCGACGACGATCGTGATGATCGCGTAAACCGCTTTGATCGGATCGTCGATGAAACCGACGATGACTGCCGGAACAGCACCGATGTAAGGTCCGAGATACGGAATGATATTCGTGACCGTACAGAATAAGGCAAGCAATAATGCATATTGAATGTCTGCGATAAAGAAGCCGATCAATGACATAAGACCGACACAGATCGAAACGATGACCTGTCCGTTGACATAATGCTTCACTGTCACATGCATGTCGTGCAAGATTTTACGTGTTTCCGTCTCATAGCTTTTCGGCAACAATTTCACGACGGAGTCTGGAAACTTGTAACCATCGAGCAGCATGTAGACTAAGATGAACGGTACTAAGACGATGATTAAGACGGTCGAAGAGATGACACCGAAAATCGTTCCAACAGACGTCGAGACGGACTTAAAGACCGTACCGATATACGAAGTCGCTTCATTCGTCCACTTATCAAACAAGTCCGTATTCTCATGTACCCATGTCGAGATGAAACGATTGTTCATCAACTGATCGCGTAAATTTAACGTTTGATCACGCAATTCGACGACGAGCGTCGGAATACTCGTTGCAAAATCCGTCACCTGCTCGACTAGAATCGGTCCAATCGACGCAACGGCAATCGTCAGAATCGTAATGAAACCAAGCAAGACGATCAGCACGGCAAGTCCACGTTTCTTGACCCGCTTTTGCAACGCATCAACGATACCGAGCGTAAAGTAATAGAAGATCCCCGCGATGATCAGAGGCGGGAAGATCAGTGCCAACATGACGCGAATCGGCTGGAATAAAAATGAGATTTTCGTTCCAACCCAGATGACGAGAAAAATCACTAAAATCCAGATTAATGCTTTAAACCATTTGTTTCGTAATAACTCCACCTAACATATCCCCCTCACACCTATTCGTCAGCCGACTTTTTCCTCGGTGACGTCTTCAAGACGTTGGCGCTCCATCTGTCCCCAGTGTCCGCGACCCGTCAAGAATTGAATCAATCCTCCTAACTTGAAGAAGACGAGAATCGGACGGTACCAGAACGACTCGGTTAAGGACCATAGATACAAACGAATCAATTCCTTGACGTTCTTGAATCGATGCATCGTCCACTCTTCCAATAATACGGCACCCGCTGATAATAAGGAACCATAGAGTAAAGCGACAACGAGTAAGACAATCCCGAATTCAAAATTGAGTGTACCAACGAGCAGGTTCAACGGAATGATGAAATAACCGATCAGTTCGACGATTGGTCCGAGCAGTTCAATCAAAAAGAAGTACAACATCGAGACACTACCAACAGAACCATATTTCGGATTACCAATCATCCGTTTATGAGTCCATAGCGTCTCAGCAAGTCCACGGTGCCAACGTGTCCGTTGCGAACGCAACACTTCCATCGACTCTGGAGCCTGTGTCCAGCAAACGGGTGCCGGAACATATTCGATTCGTTTATCAAGTTTGTTTTCCTTCATGTAGCGGTGTAATCGGACGACAAGCTCCATGTCCTCACCGACAAGTCCTTCTTTATATCCGCCCGCTTGCACGACGATGTTCTTTTGGAACAAGCCGAACGCACCGGAGACGATCAATAAGATGTTGAAACGACTGAGTCCTAGGCGACCGAACAGGAATGCTCGGAAATACTCGATCATCTGCATCAGGACGATCCGTTGTTTTGGTGTTCGAATCTCGACGATTTCGCCGCCTTCGATCGTACAACCATTGACGAGGAAAATCGAACCACACGTCGCGACGACTTCTTCATCTGACTCAACGATTGGCTTCATGACTTTTAATAAAGCATCGCGCTCTAAAATCGAGTCCGCGTCGAGCGAACAGAAATACGGATAACTCGAGTGATCGATACCGGCATTCAAGGCATCAGCCTTTCCGCCGTTTTCTTTATCAATGACGATCAAACGACTATCAATCCGCGAACGATAGACTTGTTTGATTGGTTTTGAACCAATCAAGATACGTGGATACTGAATTTCTTTTTCTAACTCATACGCACGAAACAGTTCATCCATCGTTCCGTCTTTTGAACCATCGTTGATGACGAGCACCTCATGCTCCGGGTAGTCAAGTGCAAGTAATGCTTGAACACTCGACACGATCGTGTATTCTTCATTATAGGCTGGAACAAGAATACTGACTGGGCGTGTATAGAGTGACCGCATCAGTGGCAAATACGAGCTCTCTTTTCGACGGAAGCGTTGTCGTCGAACCATTTGAGCAGAAATCAAGTACAACGTCGAGTAAAACACGATGACGAGTAGCATATAGATCAATACAGTCCATGAAAGGACTTCAATAATGGCTTGGATTGTCTCAGACGACATGATGTTTCATCTCCTTTGCCAACCGTTCTGTTGCTTTTTGTCGCGCATACCGGTCGGGGTGTGTACTTGCGACCTTAGCTAATTGTTCAATCCCACCACAAGAGAGCAATGCATCAAAGGCTGCTGTACGGACCCACCAAGAACGACTGCCGACAAACGGCAAGATCGCTGGTATCGCATCTTCTGGAACGACGTGCTCTAAGAAACGAAGGGCAAGCATTTGCTCAACCCAGCTCGATTCTTCTTCCAAGTAAGGGACATATAATGCCCAGTCTTCTTCAAGGCCGATTCGTGTAAGCGCGCGGAGCGCACGTTTACGGATTTCTGGATTTTCATCTGTTGTCTTATCACGGACGAGCGCGATATAGCGCGTCTCATCTCGGTCGAAGATCAACTGAAGAATCGCTAACTTAAATGATAGGGTCAACTCTTCAAACTCAGCCACCCATTCTGCTAAGTCTTGACTACGTCCGACCGCAAGAATCGCACCAAAGAAGCTAATGTCATTTTCTTGTTTGGCAATCGCAATCGCATCTTGTTGGGATAATGAGACGAGTGTCCGGACGATGACATCACTCTCTTCCTTCTCGAGCGTTTTCCCCCATCGTGATTGAATCATCGGCGCGACTGCTCCCAAACGGAATTGAGAGACGGCTTCATAGGCGTTTAGGCGACGGTCAATCCGGCGATGCTTCAATTGTTGTTCGTAATACCCTTGCATGTTCGCAGCTACGAATGCTTTTATCCGTTCAAGATGCTCCGGTGTTGCTGTCAAGTTGGACAACGCGAATAGCTCAAGCTCAGCTAAATCCTCGTTTTCTTTTTCAATCAGCGGCATATCCTGTCGCTCGCCCGTCGCATAGTCGTAGATGTCATCTCGAAAGGCGAGTTGCCAATCGCGCCGTGCATGCTCGCGGTTGGCGCGTTTTCGTTTTTGAACGACGAGATAGACTAATGCTCCACCTTGCAAGAGCACTAGCACGACGATGAATACTAGAATCGCCTGCATCATCGGCCATCCTCGACTTTTCGGATCCATGCGCGGAACTCTTCGATTTTTAGCGGAAGTGTCATGATGTAATCAACGCCTCGATCAATTGCAAGAACGTGATCGCGTTCGCGGTTATACATCGAGATCATCATCGATTGAAATGGTGCGATGCTTTGTTGTTTCGCTCGTAGTAATAATTCCAGTCCATCTGCTCGGGGTAACGCTGACGTAAACACAAGCAAATATGGACGGTCTGCTACATATGCATCGAGGAACGTCTCAGCTCGTTCGAACGTCACGAATCGTTCAAATCGATCCTTCAGTTCTCGCTCCATCATCCGAAGGATGTGTGGGTCTTCCGTCACGACGACGACATCAGCAATCTGATGGATTTTCTTGTATCGAGCAAGTCGATCGAGAACGAGCTCCCGTGATAGCGTCGCCGGTAGGATTTCACGTGCATTTTCTAATCCATAGAAGGAGGACTCCGTATTAAAATACACGACAGGAATCCGCTCTTCGACGACAGGTTCACTCGCAAGAACGACATCGGCATAAGAGATGTCCGTTCGAACACACCATCCTTCCT
This window of the Exiguobacterium acetylicum genome carries:
- the hemL gene encoding glutamate-1-semialdehyde 2,1-aminomutase, yielding MSLINQNSKSKAAFERALPLMPGGVNSPVRAYKSVGMTPIFADHAKGSKLYDIDGKEYIDYVLSWGPMILGHADPIVTSAIQEQATRGWSYGTPTEIESAMAEVVISRVPSVEVVRMVNSGTEATMAALRLARGYTGRTKILKFEGCYHGHGDSLLIKAGSGVATLGLPDSPGVPAQIASMTLTVPYNDLDAVRIAFEKHGDDIAGVIVEPAAGNMGFVPPEPGFLEGLREITSENGALLIFDEVMTGFRVGFHCAQGHFGVTPDITCLGKVIGGGMPVGAYGGRRDIMEQIAPQGPIYQAGTLSGNPLAMAAGLATLTQLKPEHYEEFDRKASRLSEGYLNAAAKYNIPLTTNRAGAMFGVFFTDERVTNFEKAKTSNLEMFRSYYQKMAARGVFLPPSQFEGLFLSIAHTDEDIERTIEAVELTFQELQVEFGR
- the hemB gene encoding porphobilinogen synthase, whose protein sequence is MNTLEYARHRRLRHTASLRSLVRENQLHKSDLIYPIFVAEGEDIKREVSSMPGVFNLSLDHLTAEIEEVVALGIESVILFGVPHDHLKDEQGSGAFHDHGIVQEATRLVKKVAPQLTVIADTCLCEYTSTGHCGIVADGTVDNDASLPLHVKTAISQARAGADVIAPSSMMDGFVAAIRQGLDENGFSHIPVMSYGVKYASAYYGPFRDAANSAPGEGDRKGYQMDPANRREAFREATADVDQGADFMIVKPALAFMDIIRDVRERIDLPIVAYNVSGEYAMVKAAALNGWIDEERIVLETMLGFKRAGADLIITYFAKDICRYLEGSK
- a CDS encoding uroporphyrinogen-III synthase, translating into MTYKQVLFTGSRPLTNEQVARLHAFAIESVHYPVIETRPVSFTLPQGIDWLIVTSPNGVHRIADALPELTQTKIAVVGRKTADVLLKYGRQADFVPSTFTGDALVEELGPYLSDGDRIVFARGNRSRQAPVDQLRKLNRFTIEDIITYETVTRRLPEALVKTVTYIGLQSPSAVEAIAPLAPQATFIVIGTITEQAAKAAGLQPIHVAREFTVDGMIDRIIEEESA
- the hemC gene encoding hydroxymethylbilane synthase, yielding MRKIIVGSRSSKLAMTQTKWVIDQLKQAGAPYEFEIKNIITKGDRILDVTLSKVGGKGLFVKEIEQQMIDEEIDFAVHSMKDLPSELPDGLIIGATPARVDARDALITKTGEGLASLPEGAIVGTSSLRRGSQLLKLRPDLKIESIRGNIDTRLDKLKNGPFDGILLAAAGLQRMGWSEDVVSEYLSTEDMIPAVGQGILGIECREHDQEVRDLLHLIHDQMTEKVAYAERAFLAAIEGSCHVPVGGFATINEDMSTTLVGFIGSVDGEQILLERESGLDPMQLGQDVAERLLASGGREILATLPDDL
- the hemA gene encoding glutamyl-tRNA reductase — its product is MHIVVVGLNNKTAPVSIREQVSFGEHEMKGAVVALRDEKSIFESVIVSTCNRTELYVVTDQPHTGRYYTKRFLANWFGLTMEELEPYLFIHEGFDAMKHLFRVTSGLDSMIVGETQILGQVKTSFFMAQKLETTGTVFNKLFKEAVTLAKRAHAETGIGENAVSVSAAAVTLAEQLLGSLEDKSIVVIGAGETGELTTLNLYEAGARDITVFNRTLAKAEEVANRFEGSAHSINEMQCGLLRADIVISSTGAKRAIIKREDIAAAQLFRHDRPFLLIDIAVPRDIEPTVGDLPGVHLYDVDDLTSIVQQNMAERMKEAAKIERRIEAAIAEFEGWMTTLGVVPIITELRDQALRIQQETMQSLERKLPEMSKREKTVIGKHMKSIINQLLREPLSYIKDAAAKPDADERIAQFMDTFALNEDLFEGFEEDVMTSEETTPSAKAVNR
- a CDS encoding AI-2E family transporter; this translates as MELLRNKWFKALIWILVIFLVIWVGTKISFLFQPIRVMLALIFPPLIIAGIFYYFTLGIVDALQKRVKKRGLAVLIVLLGFITILTIAVASIGPILVEQVTDFATSIPTLVVELRDQTLNLRDQLMNNRFISTWVHENTDLFDKWTNEATSYIGTVFKSVSTSVGTIFGVISSTVLIIVLVPFILVYMLLDGYKFPDSVVKLLPKSYETETRKILHDMHVTVKHYVNGQVIVSICVGLMSLIGFFIADIQYALLLALFCTVTNIIPYLGPYIGAVPAVIVGFIDDPIKAVYAIITIVVAQQIESNLISPYVQGKTLKVHPLTIIIVLLVAGKIGGIIGVILAVPTYAVSKVVVQNIARIYRLRQQRLDVPDVTVSPESLK
- a CDS encoding glycosyltransferase family 2 protein, giving the protein MSSETIQAIIEVLSWTVLIYMLLVIVFYSTLYLISAQMVRRQRFRRKESSYLPLMRSLYTRPVSILVPAYNEEYTIVSSVQALLALDYPEHEVLVINDGSKDGTMDELFRAYELEKEIQYPRILIGSKPIKQVYRSRIDSRLIVIDKENGGKADALNAGIDHSSYPYFCSLDADSILERDALLKVMKPIVESDEEVVATCGSIFLVNGCTIEGGEIVEIRTPKQRIVLMQMIEYFRAFLFGRLGLSRFNILLIVSGAFGLFQKNIVVQAGGYKEGLVGEDMELVVRLHRYMKENKLDKRIEYVPAPVCWTQAPESMEVLRSQRTRWHRGLAETLWTHKRMIGNPKYGSVGSVSMLYFFLIELLGPIVELIGYFIIPLNLLVGTLNFEFGIVLLVVALLYGSLLSAGAVLLEEWTMHRFKNVKELIRLYLWSLTESFWYRPILVFFKLGGLIQFLTGRGHWGQMERQRLEDVTEEKVG
- a CDS encoding HEAT repeat domain-containing protein, which encodes MDPKSRGWPMMQAILVFIVVLVLLQGGALVYLVVQKRKRANREHARRDWQLAFRDDIYDYATGERQDMPLIEKENEDLAELELFALSNLTATPEHLERIKAFVAANMQGYYEQQLKHRRIDRRLNAYEAVSQFRLGAVAPMIQSRWGKTLEKEESDVIVRTLVSLSQQDAIAIAKQENDISFFGAILAVGRSQDLAEWVAEFEELTLSFKLAILQLIFDRDETRYIALVRDKTTDENPEIRKRALRALTRIGLEEDWALYVPYLEEESSWVEQMLALRFLEHVVPEDAIPAILPFVGSRSWWVRTAAFDALLSCGGIEQLAKVASTHPDRYARQKATERLAKEMKHHVV
- a CDS encoding DNA-binding response regulator codes for the protein MRREEMWKLIHQSFESTNQDREVSSTIEWTEETVQQSSTNTLFVHTVGQMPETVNGLIEEGWCVRTDISYADVVLASEPVVEERIPVVYFNTESSFYGLENAREILPATLSRELVLDRLARYKKIHQIADVVVVTEDPHILRMMERELKDRFERFVTFERAETFLDAYVADRPYLLVFTSALPRADGLELLLRAKQQSIAPFQSMMISMYNRERDHVLAIDRGVDYIMTLPLKIEEFRAWIRKVEDGR